A region from the Pararge aegeria chromosome Z, ilParAegt1.1, whole genome shotgun sequence genome encodes:
- the LOC120635993 gene encoding protein ALP1-like codes for MDSDEEALLLLLLLRRRRRRRRQKRKFWVHPILQLREQRGQFHHLFMELRSDEEKFFNYFRMSKSSFDELYNILKSHIKREDTIMRRSIEPEERLAVTLRYLATGCTFMDLQYSFRIASTTIGKIVRDVCRNIWIHMKDMCMEQLTKDKWKDIINGFKKNAQFPNCLGAVDGKHIRIIQPAQSGSSYYNYKNYFSIILLAVCDSNHMFTFVDIGSYGRHADSTIFEESCLYKMLQEKKLNIPPPSAISQNGPLLPNVFIGDEAFSLQENLMRPYGGKNLPEKKKIFNYRLSRARRYIECTFGILANKWRIFHRPLNVNVDFAVDIVKSSCVLHNYVKQRDGNKFEDTFEGLPYSIIHSTQQVRPGGPMLTTIREEFANYFVSEEGKLDWQWNMI; via the exons ATGGATTCTGACGAGGAAGCACTGCTTTTGCTGCTCCTGCTCAGGCGGAGACGACGGCGGCGACgtcaaaagagaaaattttGGGTTCATCCAATTTTGCAATTAAGAGAACAACGTGGACAATTCCATCATTTGTTTATGGAACTTAGAAGTGATGAAGAAAAATTTTTCAACTATTTTAGAATGTCAAAGTCTTCGTTTGATgaattgtataatatactaaagtctcACATTAAACGGGAAGACACAATTATGAGGAGAAGTATCGAACCTGAAGAAAGACTAGCAGTAACATTgag gtaTTTGGCAACTGGATGTACATTTATGGATTTGCAATATAGTTTTAGAATAGCATCAACAACAATAGGTAAGATAGTGAGGGATGTTTGCAGAAATATATGGATACATATGAAGGATATGTGTATGGAACAACTAACTAAAGATAAATGGAAAGACATAATAAATGGTTTCAAAAAAAATGCTCAGTTTCCGAACTGCCTCGGTGCCGTTGATGGCaaacatattagaataataCAACCCGCGCAAAGTGGATCgtcatattataactataaaaattatttttcgataATACTTCTAGCAGTATGTGATAGTAATCATATGTTCACTTTCGTGGATATAGGCTCATATGGAAGGCACGCTGACTCGACTATTTTCGAAGAGAGTTgtctatataaaatgttacaagaaaaaaagttaaatatacctCCACCTTCTGCAATATCACAAAATGGACCGTTATTACCGAATGTGTTTATTGGGGATGAAGCGTTTAGCTTGCAGGAAAATTTAATGCGTCCATATGGTGGCAAGAATTtaccagagaaaaaaaaaatttttaactatCGGTTATCACGTGCGAGGCGATATATTGAATGCACGTTTGGCATATTAGCTAATAAATGGCGGATCTTTCATAGACCACTCAACGTCAACGTTGATTTCGCAGTGGATATAGTAAAATCATCGTGTGTTCTTCACAACTACGTAAAACAACGAGATGGAAATAAATTTGAGGATACGTTTGAGGGTCTTCCTTATTCTATAATACATTCAACCCAGCAAGTTCGTCCAGGTGGACCTATGTTAACAACAATCCGTGAAGAATTTGCTAATTACTTTGTGAGCGAAGAAGGCAAACTAGATTGGCAATGGAATATGATATAA
- the LOC120635995 gene encoding uncharacterized protein LOC120635995 produces MEGVCDSDALISAIKTQELIWNYKLKEHSDKIKKNNAWAIICAQVIENFDEKPVEEKNQIAMLIQKKWKTLRDGYTRYAKKIKPKSGSAALNIRPYAYYQQMSFLKAIIEDRPDKTNSLQESEHTEITSGETENGQNKIPRERNKRKLTTKITDENVLIEKLSKRLDEKTQNSRIDNEDEDKLFLLSLVGEFKKINEHYKLDAKTEILNVVKYFKGMTNHTYPSSYGDRGYSSFNDYRGPWGYNTGPSTSTSVPGPSRSATGPSTSMADDQNSQFEDLSSCSVMSDDVISNIFNE; encoded by the exons ATGGAGGGCGTGTGCGATAGTGATGCCCTTATTAGCGCAATTAAAACGCAAGAACTTATTTGGAACTATAAACTTAAGGAACACAGcgacaaaataaagaagaacaatGCATGGGCAATTATTTGTGCCCAAGTAATTGAGAACTTTGATGAAAAACcagttgaagaaaaaaatcaaatcg ccatgttaatacagaaaaaatggaaaacatTAAGAGATGGATACACCAGAtatgctaaaaaaattaaaccaaagagTGGTTCAGCAGCCCTCAACATTCGGCCATATGCATATTATCAGCAGATGTCTTTTTTAAAGGCAATAATAGAAGATAGACCCGacaaaacaaatagtttacAAGAGAGTGAGCACACTGAAATTACGTCCGGAGAAACCGAAAatggtcaaaataaaatacccagagaaagaaacaaaagaaaattaactaCTAAAATCACAGATGAGAACgtcttaattgaaaaattatccaAACGTTTAGATGAAAAAACGCAGAATTCGCGcattgataatgaagatgaagataaattgtttttactatcattagttggcgaattcaaaaaaattaatgagcATTATAAATTAGATGCTAAGACCGAAATACTTAACGTAGTGAAATACTTTAAAGGGATGACAAATCACACATATCCTTCGAGTTATGGTGACAGGGGATATTCATCGTTTAATGATTATCGTGGACCATGGGGTTATAATACTGGCCCCTCTACCTCTACATCAGTGCCTGGTCCCTCTAGATCAGCAACCGGCCCCTCTACATCAATGGCTGATGACCAAAATTCTCAATTTGAAGACCTTTCATCATGTTCTGTAATGTCCGATGAtgtaatttccaatatttttaatgaataa